The following coding sequences lie in one Takifugu rubripes chromosome 8, fTakRub1.2, whole genome shotgun sequence genomic window:
- the spega gene encoding striated muscle preferentially expressed protein kinase isoform X14, producing the protein METKEGSGRHQDKAGRRRASGEGGGMMDYNPDASDRRATLPGAFDPVVERELRALGSRPPGLHLDPANQARTQTAEESQELSPHAPLFSPQPLANSHSNTIPNRNLDKENPSDPKSERHDPSNVKPAHQGPKILDKVRAFETRMASSEKPGGSVGSRVACHNSSDDGRKNGGPSGEEVRILQGAAQKRATFKQRASSLEDKTNYSQIVQNYQSKFAEELQRIKKLVGKPSLKKAYSMEQLSPKDRLAAEKVEPIPPQVVQKLEARERAVREREAGEREGKSQMTLEVKGRRHPDIRGNPADSSAQGSTVHSPVAMATTPVHQLPGQPLPTAIGTSHSRETKPNFHSTPKDAFAATGQKSPMGGTDSKAATRPRSCSSHGKRATPLTAREPGSPCPPKPFQMTPSPALSVSPLLKRRKAEASQTCRAAKMSIPTILVENEPMETECGPDIRNKGTKARQKEGRVLQSEMGPGTPDKGDPDLSVGEGTAEGPRFKTQIQDTVATSGAAIVLKCVITGRPPPTVTWRKNNGAIQSDAFHVVSSEGDTHSLLIKQMSPSSVGSYCVTAVNPAGTASCSATLDIQPGAGETMLMITREVTDVAVRAGESVLLECHVAGAPDVDVDWLSNGKLIQPALLNCKMHFDGKRCRLLLNSVHEDDSGRYTCKLSTAKDELTSSANLRVMPSREPLFTRKLDILEVVEGRSARFDCKVSGSPAPRVTWMHFETKVEEGEKFRILQDGGRHSLIINHVSNDTEGFYTAVAQNIHGKSECTAELYMQEQRAAISSHMAKMEKMPSIPEEPEVLESEVERRTMPDFLKPLADVEVVEGKEVVLRCKVAGLPYPTISWYHNSKRIESSEERKMTQHRDVHSLVIRSACHAHGGVYKAVISNKVGKAACYAHLYVTDIVPEAPDGPPVIETITGKTITINWKKPKRLDPSLDSGSLLYVVQQQPLGSIQWSVVASNLKETNYTITNLSKGVRYAFRVLASTGKTLSKPSPSTDLIQLLDRGPYLRKAPIILEKPDIVYVVENQTASISITLNHVHAVVTWKRRGVVLTSKPGMYEMSMPDDDQHTLTLQRVRSTDVGQLVVTASNQFGSDLCALQLALAVRPKFETIMEDVDVYVGETSRLAVVVEGKPDPDILWYKDDVLLKESSHFTFVYDDPEYSLVILNACPEHSGVYTCTAKNLAGANSCKAELMVHTERKQEAEPMDDEGTILRKMRHLVDYYDIHKEIGRGAFSYVKRVTQKKGKAEFAAKFMCARGKRKALALREMELLSELDNERILYFHDVFEKKNVVVLITELCHEELLERMAKKTAVKELEIRCSIQQVLEGLWYLHKKNIAHLDVKPENILMASPASDQIRICDFGNAIRLDPSEEYYCKYGTPEYIAPEIVNQTPISTATDIWPVGVITYLCLTGVSPFAGENDRATALNIRNYNVAFEESMFSDLCREAKGFVIKLLVVDRLRPSVAECLRHPWFKQSPTNKSINTAMLKQVLSRRRWQRSLISYKSKMVMRTIPELLDESSNHVSIAVARHLKEGSPPPSSSSDSDADVDELPFIPMPLSVVFSSSRVSLNEIPGDEDVTASQMGYNDRFCDRTRKADDTRVSTANQNIPQDEEAQNEEKIEKAKRAPLKKGSSVESEDSETKARRTTMRRGSSADSALLLHVESEEGNSSGSELTNKSLKKAVSMELPNRSPSPGLAKISQEEYALKLELMRQRLLRGGNVDKKMSGLRGPLFETLGIEDERSTGSLDRNLRRSRTGPSTLARAASSESPLEDKPQTKLFRKSASFNQGDSEPMPLHRRYGAPLEIPLVGNGSLEDKKLQEATSMSALTEQTTPESASPTKKTSFTFQKPELDQQPKQNKVRELDDTHHVKKKADGTWEERTKTQLAMADYGESEAKSPSVITPIIVIEEDDEDEERKDTQELYINEKDYQEEKESRKNSKMSSACVAPLSDKAQPRPNTVDKGSTNSINSTNIPALPEHPAVFSKVATMVGPSASAISNSTTPRQPVLRTDIKNIDSEEIFEARFKKRESSLTRGLRKLTRNKSEEKSPTLSRKGADRAEEVYRPGPKGAPLEMVSRGLQEKSKSVQDLRAEDKEPGLGLIGRFSLRSKRSSSTDKTGEKPKEGRHPDVQESAVNKRVSWSVGRSKSLDTNEPSRSKRQQDEREQRKAAESSVSAMRQKFESKVAEISAKVRTQSADRKDKATVGSQKDLGQKDTTRLTDSPIMAIRHKFENKVAGLSSKIRSQSEERNDDPDGKRTPVFARHRHSHSEGRGLKGMGIPENQLAKQTGATASKDSIESTSSLPSEKVTESDRRSRWDRWGLTRSRKDKTPSQPDLSSLTHKEEQQFIRSASDFAPVFHIKLKDSVLSEGEPVTLSCLPAGSPLPRITWRKDRKPLQVDDRMSLVSHPDGRQILQIIKSNQKDDGVYECVATNPIATITTSCTLSVASVPKRPGTPEVAQTYNNTALVLWKPADTKSPCSYTLEKNTEGDPDWTTVATGVTDCYYNVTDLPPGSTLRFRVTCSNKAGQGPSSNCSGPVSLDPAGGGATPATIEVKTVPVQPQPVPEPEVKPVQNTPRTVISTSSPPKGGAPPLSQTELGLSRPPSSAENPPKPSKDSQKSPSFPSSPLIKIPPPLITPKPQSPVNVVSPLTKIPPILPPPPVTTPLTPTKPVVPTYVPVTSVVTPRTAPTPIIFSPQVLQTSSLSPFVDGTTTPTRGTPSGRVTPSTGLRQGIPQKPYTFLDEKARGRFGIIRECQENSTGKMFMAKIVPYTQENKQEVLKEYEILKTLHSDKIMALHEAYVTPRYLVLVAEYCTGKELLHSLIDRFRYTEDDVVGYLVPILQGVEYLHSRRVLHLDLKPDNIMVTNLNAIKIVDFGSAQSFNPLSLKQKDSRTGTLEYMAPEVIKGEVVGPPADVWTIGIITYIMLSGRLPFEDKDPRQVESKILAARFDPSKLYPNVSQSASAFLKKMLSSYPWARAATRDCFAQAWLQDSYLMKLKRQTLTFTSSRLKEFLAEQQSCRLEGATKHKVLLRTYQSTPRSPLAGSTLHVPSPK; encoded by the exons ATGGAAACCAAGGAAGGTTCTGGGAGGCACCAGGACAAGGCCGGACGGAGAAGAGCTTCAG gtgagggaggagggatgatGGACTACAATCCCGATGCCTCGGATCGAAGGGCAACTCTTCCTGGTGCCTTCGACCCAGTGGTGGAACGAGAGCTTCGAGCTCTGGGCTCCCGCCCTCCAGGGCTCCATTTGGACCCCGCAAACCAAGCCAG GACTCAAACTGCTGAAGAATCACAGGAGCTCTCCCCCCATGCCCCCTTGTTTTCTCCCCAGCCGCTTGCCAATTCCCACTCAAACACCATCCCAAACCGCAACCTGGACAAAGAAAACCCTTCAGATCCCAAGTCTGAAAGACATGATCCATCAAATGTTAAACCCGCTCATCAGGGACCTAAGATCTTAGACAAAGTCCGAGCTTTTGAGACCCGCATGGCAAGTTCGGAGAAGCCTGGTGGATCTGTTGGAAGCCGAGTAGCTTGTCACAATTCAAGTGATGATGGGAGGAAGAATGGAGGCCCCAGCGGAGAGGAGGTCAGAATTCTGCAGGGTGCAGCCCAGAAAAGAGCCACGTTCAAGCAACGAGCTTCCTCATTGGAGGACAAGACCAATTATTCCCAGATTGTCCAGAACTACCAGAGCAAGTTCGCAGAAGAGCTCCAGAGAATCAAGAAGCTTGTGGGAAAGCCGAGCTTGAAGAAGGCTTATTCCATGGAGCAACTGTCACCAAAAGACAGGCTGGCTGCGGAGAAAGTGGAGCCCATTCCGCCCCAGGTGGTTCAAAAGTTAGAAGCGAGGGAGCGAGCCGTGCGGGAGAGggaggctggggagagggaaggcaAGTCACAGATGaccctggaggtcaaaggtcggagACATCCGGACATCCGGGGAAACCCAGCGGACAGCTCAGCACAGGGAAGCACAGTGCACagccctgttgccatggcgacaaCACCAGTTCATCAGTTACCAGGACAACCACTGCCAACAGCCATTGGGACAAGTCACAGCAG GGAAACGAAACCAAACTTTCACTCCACCCCCAAAGATGCATTTGCTGCCACAGGTCAAAAATCACCCATGGGAGGCACGGATTCAAAAGCAGCTACAAGACCTCGATCATGCAGTTCACATGGGAAACGAGCTACCCCTTTAACCGCGAGGGAACCTGGGTCCCCGTGTCCTCCCAAGCCCTTCCAAATGACCCCATCGCCCGCCCTGTCTGTTAGCCCCCTTCTCAAAAGAAGGAAGGCAGAGGCGAGTCAGACATGTCGAGCTGCAAAGATGAGCATCCCGACTATTCTGGTGGAGAATGAGCCCATGGAGACAGAATGTGGTCCTGATATAAGGAACAAAGGAACCAAAGCTCGTCAGAAAGAGGGGAGAGTTCTCCAGAGTGAGATGGGTCCTGGAACTCCAGACAAAG GTGATCCAGACCTGTCTGTTGGTGAGGGGACTGCCGAGGGCCCCAGGTTTAAGACTCAAATCCAGGACACAGTGGCAACCAGCGGTGCAGCTATCGTACTCAAATGTGTAATTACGGGGAGGCCGCCCCCTACAG TAACATGGAGGAAGAATAATGGTGCGATCCAGAGCGATGCTTTCCACGTGGTTTCATCTGAGGGAGACACTCACAGTCTGCTGATAAAGCAGATGAGTCCGAGCAGCGTCGGGTCATACTGCGTCACAGCTGTCAATCCAGCCGGGACAGCGTCCTGTAGCGCCACCCTTGACATCCAGCCAG gtgCAGGAGAGACAATGCTAATGATCACCAGGGAGGTGACCGATGTAGCGGTTAGGGCTGGCGAGTCGGTCCTGCTTGAGTGTCATGTGGCAGGAGCCCCAGATGTGGATGTCGACTGGCTGTCGAACGGGAAGCTGATCCAGCCGGCACTACTCAACTGTAAAATGCACTTCGATGGCAAGAG GTGCCGCCTGCTGCTGAATTCAGTGCATGAAGATGATAGTGGAAGGTACACGTGcaagctgagcacagccaaaG ATGAGTTGACCTcgagtgcaaacctgagagtcATGCCATCCAGGGAGCCTCTCTTTACCCGTAAACTGGATATCCTGGAGGTCGTTGAAGGCCGCAGTGCCCGGTTTGACTGCAAGGTGAGCGGCTCTCCTGCTCCCCGGGTCACATGGATGCACTTTG AGACGAAAGtggaagagggggagaaattCCGCATCCTTCAAGATGGCGGTCGTCACTCCCTCATCATCAACCACGTCAGCAATGACACCGAGGGCTTCTACACTGCAGTCGCCCAGAACATCCACGGAAAGTCTGAATGCACCGCCGAGCTCTACATGCAGGAACAGCGAGCTGCCATCTCCTCTCATAT ggcaaagatggagaaaatgccATCCATCCCAGAAGAGCCTGAGGTTCTGGAGAGTGAAGTGGAGCGGCGGACCATGCCAGACTTCCTAAAGCCGCTGGCTGATGTGGAGGTTGTTGAGGGCAAAGAGGTGGTGCTGAGGTGTAAGGTAGCCGGCCTCCCGTACCCGACCATCAGCTGGTACCACAACAGCAAACGCATAGAGAGCAGCGAAGAGCGTAAAATGACCCAGC ACAGGGATGTCCACAGTCTGGTCATCAGGAGCGCTTGCCACGCTCATGGAGGCGTCTACAAGGCCGTCATCTCCAACAAAGTGGGCAAAGCGGCTTGCTATGCCCATCTATATGTCACAG aCATTGTCCCTGAAGCTCCTGATGGTCCTCCAGTGATCGAGACCATTACAGGGAAAACTATAACAATCAACTGGAAGAAGCCAAAGAGGCTCGACCCTTCTCTTG ATTCTGGTTCCTTGTTGTACgtggttcagcagcagcctctgggcTCCATTCAGTGGTCTGTTGTGGCCTCTAACCTGAAGGAGACCAACTACACCATCACCAATTTGTCCAAAGGAGTACGCTATGCTTTCAGAGTGCTGGCATCCACCGGGAAGACCCTGAGCAAACCGTCTCCTTCCACAGATCTGATCCAGCTTCTGGACCGAG GCCCTTATTTAAGAAAAGCACCAATCATTCTGGAGAAACCCGACATTGTCTACGTGGTGGAGAACCAAACGGCGAGCATCAGCATCACACTGAACCATGTGCACGCTGTTGTCACCTGGAAACG gaggggggtggtgttGACCAGCAAGCCAGGGATGTACGAGATGAGCATGCCAGATGATGACCAACACACCCTGACGCTCCAACGAGTACGCAGCACTGATGTGGGCCAGTTGGTGGTCACGGCGAGCAACCAGTTTGGGAGCGACCTCTGCGCCCTTCAGCTGGCTCTGGCAG TGCGCCCAAAGTTTGAAACAATCATGGAGGATGTGGATGTGTATGTGGGCGAGACGTCACGTTTGGCTGTTGTGGTTGAAGGGAAGCCTGACCCGGATATTCTGTGGTATAAG GACGATGTCCTCCTCAAGGAGAGCAGCCACTTCACCTTTGTCTACGATGATCCGGAATATTCTCTGGTCATTCTCAACGCTTGCCCCGAACACTCCGGTGTGTACACCTGCACTGCCAAGAACCTGGCTGGTGCCAACTCCTGCAAGGCTGAGCTGATGGTCCACACAG agaggaaacaagAGGCGGAGCCAATGGATGACGAAGGAACCATTCTGAGGAAGATGAGGCATCTTGTGGATTACTATGACATTCACAAAGAGATCGGGCG GGGTGCCTTCTCGTACGTGAAGAGGGTAACTCAGAAAAAGGGAAAGGCCGAATTTGCTGCCAAGTTCATGTGTGCACGAGGCAAGAGAAAAGCCCTGGCTCTCAGAGAGAtggagctgctgtctgagctGGACAATGAGAGGATCCTCTATTTCCATGACGTCTTTGAGAAGAAGAACGTGGTGGTGCTCATCACCGAGCT ATGtcatgaggagctgctggagcgaATGGCCAAGAAAACAGCAGTCAAAGAGCTGGAG atCCGCTGTAGCATTCAGCAGGTTTTGGAAGGTCTGTGGTACCTTCACAAGAAAAACATTGCCCACCTTGATGTGAAG CCTGAAAACATTTTGATGGCAAGTCCTGCGAGCGATCAAATCCGCATATGCGACTTCGGCAATGCGATCAGATTGGACCCGTCAGAAGAGTACTACTGTAAATATGGCACGCCGGAATACATCGCGCCAGAGATCGTGAACCAAACTCCcatctccacagcaacagacatATG GCCCGTCGGTGTCATCACTTACCTCTG CCTGACTGGCGTGTCTCCTTTTGCCGGTGAGAATGACAGAGCCACTGCCTTGAATATCCGGAACTACAACGTGGCGTTTGAGGAGAGCATgttttctgacctctgcagagAAGCTAAGGGGTTTGTCATCAAGCTTCTGGTGGTGGACAGACT GAGGCCCAGTGTTGCCGAATGCCTTCGTCATCCTTGGTTCAAG CAGTCACCGAcaaataaaagcatcaacacAGCGATGTTGAAGCAAGTTTTGTCTCGAAGGCGATGGCAG CGGTCTCTTATCAGCTATAAATCCAAGATGGTGATGCGGACAATTCCGGAGCTTCTGGATGAGTCATCCAACCATGTCTCCATCGCTGTGGCTCGACATTTAAAGGAAGGCTCCCcgccaccctcctcttcctcggatTCAGATGCAGATGTCGATGAACTTCCTTTTATCCCAATGCCACTTTCAGTAGTTTTTTCAAGTTCCAGGGTCTCCCTTAATGAGATCCCCGGGGATGAAGATGTCACTGCATCACAGATGGGGTACAATGACAGATTTTGTGATAGGACTCGAAAGGCAGATGACACAAGGGTCTCGACGGCCAATCAAAACATCCCACAAGATGAAGAGGCtcaaaatgaggagaaaatagAAAAGGCAAAACGAGCACCCCTCAAGAAAGGATCTAGTGTGGAGTCAGAAGATTCTGAGACAAAAGCCAGGAGGACAACCATGAGGAGAGGCAGTTCCGCAGACTCGGCATTGCTTCTCCATGTTGAATCTGAAGAGGGAAATTCCTCCGGTTCAGAATTGACAAACAAAAGCCTGAAAAAGGCTGTTTCAATGGAGCTCCCCAATCGCAGTCCAAGCCCTGGCCTGGCAAAGATAAGCCAGGAGGAATATGCCCTGAAACTGGAACTAATGAGACAGCGATTGCTCAGAGGAGGAAACGTGGATAAAAAGATGAGCGGTCTTCGTGGGCCATTGTTTGAGACCCTTGGCATAGAAGATGAGAGGAGCACGGGATCCCTTGATCGGAATCTGAGGAGATCCAGAACAGGGCCATCAACACTGGCCAGAGCAGCATCCTCTGAAAGTCCATTGGAGGACAAGCCACAGACGAAACTTTTTCGCAAAAGTGCCTCCTTCAATCAGGGTGATTCAGAACCAATGCCCCTGCATCGCAGGTATGGAGCCCCCTTAGAAATCCCATTAGTTGGAAATGGGAGTCTAGAAGATAAGAAGCTCCAAGAAGCAACCTCAATGTCTGCACTTACAGAGCAAACCACACCGGAATCTGCCTCGCCTACAAAAAAGACCTCTTTCACGTTCCAAAAACCTGAATTGGACCAACAACCAAAGCAGAACAAAGTGAGAGAACTTGATGACACGCACCATGTGAAAAAGAAAGCAGATGGTACTTGGGAGGAAAGGACCAAAACCCAATTGGCAATGGCAGATTATGGAGAATCTGAGGCTAAATCACCTTCTGTAATTACTCCTATAATTGTGAtagaggaagatgatgaagatgaggagagaaaagacacgcAGGAGTTGTATATTAATGAAAAGGACTatcaggaagagaaagaaagtaGAAAAAATAGTAAAATGTCATCGGCATGTGTTGCTCCTTTGTCTGATAAGGCCCAGCCCAGACCAAATACCGTGGATAAAGGAAGTACAAATAGTATAAATTCTACCAACATCCCAGCTCTTCCTGAACATCCGGCAGTGTTTTCCAAGGTAGCAACTATGGTCGGACCTTCAGCATCTGCAATATCTAATTCCACCACCCCTCGCCAGCCTGTGCTGCGGACGGATATCAAAAACATCGACTCGGAGGAGATCTTTGAAGCCCGTTTCAAGAAGCGCGAGTCGTCTTTAACCCGAGGCCTCCGGAAACTGACCAGAAATAAATCAGAAGAGAAGTCACCAACGCTGAGCCGAAAGGGGGCAGACAGGGCCGAGGAGGTTTATAGGCCAGGGCCGAAAGGGGCACCCCTGGAAATGGTATCCAGGGGACTACAGGAAAAATCCAAATCTGTCCAAGATTTGAGAGCAGAGGATAAGGAGCCAGGCCTTGGCCTCATTGGAAGGTTTTCCTTGCGATCCAAGAGGTCATCTTCAACTGATAAGACGGGAGAGAAGCCAAAGGAAGGAAGGCATCCAGATGTTCAGGAATCGGCCGTGAACAAGAGAGTTTCGTGGTCTGTTGGTCGCAGCAAGTCTTTGGATACAAACGAGCCGAGTCGCTCGAAAAGACAACAGGAtgaaagagaacaaagaaaagctgctgagTCATCCGTTTCTGCCATGAGGCAGAAGTTTGAGTCCAAGGTGGCAGAAATATCTGCAAAAGTGAGAACTCAGTCGGCAGACAGGAAGGATAAAGCTACCGTTGGGAGTCAGAAGGATCTGGGACAGAAAGATACAACGAGACTGACTGATTCGCCCATCATGGCAATACGGCACAAGTTTGAGAACAAAGTGGCAGGATTATCCTCAAAAATCCGCAGTCAGTCCGAAGAGAGGAACGATGATCCCGATGGAAAACGGACACCTGTGTTTGCTCGCCATCGCCATTCCCACTCAGAAGGGCGAGGACTAAAGGGAATGGGAATACCTGAGAATCAACTGGCGAAGCAGACCGGCGCCACTGCATCCAAGGATTCGATTGAATCAACTTCCAGCCTCCCGTCTGAAAAAGTCACTGAGAGTGACAGACGGTCAAGATGGGACAGGTGGGGTTTGACCAGGAGTAGGAAAGACAAGACGCCGTCCCAGCCTGATCTGTCCTCATTAACCCACAAAGAGGAACAGCAGTTTATCCGTTCTGCTTCTGATTTTGCCCCTGTGTTCCACATCAAGCTGAAGGACAGCGTCTTATCAGAGGGGGAACCTGTCACTCTGAGCTGTCTCCCAGCTGGAAGTCCACTTCCTAGAATTACATGGAGGAAAG ATCGGAAGCCATTGCAGGTGGATGACAGAATGAGCCTCGTATCCCACCCAGATGGCAGGCAGATCCTCCAGATCATAAAGTCCAACCAGAAAGACGACGGAGTTTACGAATGCGTGGCTACCAACCCCATTGCTAcgatcaccacctcctgcacattGTCTGTAGCTT CTGTCCCAAAGCGTCCAGGGACCCCTGAAGTTGCCCAGACATACAATAACACAGCCCTGGTGCTTTGGAAGCCGGCAGACACCAAGTCTCCATGCAGCTACACCCTGGAGAAAAATACAGAAG gTGACCCTGACTGGACAACCGTGGCCACTGGAGTTACTGACTGTTATTACAATGTCACAGATCTCCCACCTGGTAGCACTCTGAGGTTCCGCGTCACCTGCAGCAACAAGGCAGGACAGGGACCCTCCAGCAACTGTTCTGGTCCCGTGAGTTTGGACCCAGCAG GCGGAGGAGCTACACCTGCCACAATAGAAGTAAAGACAGTTCCAGTTCAACCTCAACCAGTGCCTGAACCTGAAGTGAAACCAGTCCAGAACACCCCCAGAACTGTTATttccacttcctcccctccaAAAGGTGGAGCTCCACCTCTGTCCCAGACGGAACTCGGTTTGTCTCGACCTCCATCTAGTGCAGAAAACCCGCCCAAACCCAGCAAGGACAGTCAGAAATCCCCCTCGTTTCCCTCATCACCCCTCATTAAAATTCCTCCACCTCTTATCACGCCCAAACCACAGAGTCCAGTCAACGTGGTGTCCCCTCTGACCAAAATACCACCCATACTGCCACCGCCTCCTGTAACCACCCCTTTGACACCAACCAAGCCTGTGGTGCCAACATACGTCCCCGTCACCTCCGTGGTCACCCCCCGCACGGCCCCGACTCCCATCATCTTTTCCCCGCAGGTGCTCCAGACCTCCAGTCTAAGCCCCTTTGTTGATGGGACGACTACGCCAACCAGGGGGACCCCGTCTGGACGAGTGACACCCTCGACTGGGCTGCGTCAGGGAATTCCTCAGAAACCTTACACGTTCCTGGACGAGAAGGCCAG GGGTCGTTTTGGCATCATTCGAGAGTGCCAGGAAAACAGCACGGGTAAAATGTTCATGGCGAAGATCGTTCCCTACACTCAggagaacaaacaggaagtcctgaaGGAGTACGAGATCTTGAAAACCCTTCACAGTGACAAAATCATGGCTCTGCACGAAGCATACGTCACGCCGCGCTACCTTGTGCTGGTGGCAGAGTACTGCACAGGCAAAGAGCTTCTCCACAGCCTCATCGACAG GTTCCGCTACACTGAGGATGATGTCGTGGGCTACCTGGTGCCGATATTGCAGGGAGTGGAGTACCTCCACAGCCGGCGTGTCCTCCACCTGGACCTGAAGCCAGACAACATCATGGTGACCAATCTCAACGCCATCAAGATTGTGGACTTTGGGAGCGCTCAGAGCTTCAACCCGCTCAGCCTCAAGCAAAAGGACTCGAGGACAGGAACTCTGGAGTACATGG CTCCTGAGGTAATCAAAGGTGAAGTAGTCGGTCCTCCTGCGGATGTTTGGACCATCGGCATCATTACTTACATCAT GCTCAGTGGTCGACTCCCCTTCGAAGATAAAGATCCTCGACAGGTGGAGTCGAAGATCCTGGCTGCAAGGTTTGACCCGAGCAAACTTTACCCCAACGTGTCTCAAAGCGCCTCTGCCTTCCTCAAAAAGATGCTGAGCAGTTACCCTTG GGCTCGTGCGGCAACCAGAGACTGCTTCGCCCAAGCCTGGCTGCAAGACTCCTACCTGATGAAGCTCAAGCGTCAGACTCTCACCTTCACCTCTAGCCGGCTCAAGGAGTTCCTGGCGGAGCAGCAATCCTGCCGCTTGGAGGGCGCCACCAAGCACAAGGTGCTGCTGCGCACCTACCAGAGCACGCCACGGTCCCCGCTGGCTGGCTCCACGCTTCACGTTCCCAGCCCCAAGTGA